The segment ATCACTAAAAGATTCAGGATATTTATAGAACGAACCACTATGCTTGTTACGCGGATATTTTCCACCGTAATGTATTGTTCCATATATTTTATCTGGCTCCTGACCAAGAAGCTCCATAATGTCAATCTCACCGCTTGCAGCCCATCCACCGTAAACATTATCTGTAGGCATCATCCATATTGCAGGCCATATACCCTGACCAAAAGGTAATTTTGCACAAACTTCAAATCTTCCGTATTTCCAGTCTCCTTTATGAATTGTCCTCAATCTTGCAGATGTAAACTCTCTTGTACCTTCTTCTCCTGTATATTTTTCCATTAATGCCTGTATAATCAAGAAACCGTTATCAACATATGAATTTTCTACACGGTCAGTATAATACTGTAATTCGTTATTACCACCACCTGAAGCATTAACTTCGTGTTCCCATTTCTCAGGATTAATTGTTGAACCATTAAACTCATCATTCCATACCAATACATATCCTGGTGGCGTTTCTATACTCTGACTATTCTCCGGATTGCTGACTTTTTTACTACAATTAATAAATAGATAAAGATTGGCAATAAAAACTATGGTTATCCAAATTATCCTTTTTACATCTACTTTCAAAACATTCTCTCTACTTAATATAAAGCATCTTTCTACCATATGAAAATAAACCATTTTTTGTCACAAAATCAAGTCTATATACATAAATTCCTGAAACTCCGTTATATTCCCAGACGAATTCATACGGACCAGGTTGCCGCCTTTCCATACCGGAGCTATAAATCATTCTGCCGTTTAGATTAAATATTTTTAAGGAAACAAATCCGTAATCATTTAAAACAATTGGAATAACTGTTTTATTGTTAAAAGGGTTTGGATAATTTGCCTTTAATAAAAATTCTTTTATTCCAGACTCTTTTTCAACAATTCCCGTTGATACCTGCTCAATGATTAAACCCGATAAAACAGGTTCGTTTACGACTGCACTAAAATGGACATCTATAATTCCGTCATTAACAGAAACATTATTAATTCCTTCTATGTGAGCGGCATGTTTTCCGACTTCCTTAAATATATCAAGATTTTCTATGACCAGTACATTTTCAATATAGACATCAAAACATCGAAGGCCCGAATTTTCAAATATGTTTTCTGAAAAAAGCATCTTTATATTATAAACACCATTAGGCACCCGAATTCTGTAAGCTGCCAACCCCTGCAGCCAGCTCCGGTATATCTGATCCTCATCTGTACCTGATACTGATTGTGTCGTACCATGTGAAATACCGTCTTCATAACCATAATTTTTCTGGTAGTCCCAGGCTTGATCATTTTTGTAATCATTATATTTATTAGATCCAACATTAATTTTAAAAGGGAACTGAATGGTTGGCATACTGGTAATAGGAATATTTTGACCCTGGAGCTTATTGGGATTTTCCATTTGATCCTTAACTCCCAGGCATACAAGATTGTAAGTAGTGTTTTTTTCCATACCGTTAACACGTAATACAACAGTACGTTGATCCCTTAACAACCGAGCACTCTGTACCTGAGCACCCGGAACAACATAGTTTAAAAGATTTTCTGCACTTGGTTCCGTTACATCCTCTGAAAAACGCACAATAACACTGTCATCCGCTGCTATTGCCCACATTACTACAGGAGGATTCTTATCCGTATAACCAGTATTATAATTATCTGTAAGACATAATATCATTTTACCATCTTTAAACAAGCAGTTTTCCTGAATAAAATCCGAATTATTACCGTTCCATGTATGTGTAGCCTTCTGCCACCTACTGTTGTTAAAACTGTCGAATTCATCAGTCCACTGAAGAATAAAATTATTACCAGTACCACAATTACCTTGGCCAGGAGTATATGAGCTGTAGCTTACAAAATCATAATAAGCAAAAAACGGCAAGGTACGATCATCAAACTCGCCTACCCAGTCCGAATATGCAGGATTCCATATATTCATCATGATTTTTTGAGGATACTTCAATAAAGATATGTGTTCTCCTGTTTGACGATATACTTCAATACCATCAATAAACCATGCCACATATGAAGGTGTCCATTCAATTCCATAGGTATGGAAATCCAACCCTGGATTAAAATTTACAAATTGATGCCTAAGATGATTAGTTTGGTAATTAGTAATTGTATTAAACTGAACATCATCATCATACCTTCCAAGTATTTCAATATCAATCTCATTCCAGGGAGTATTTGGGTAATCATCATTGTACGTAAAAAATGTTGAAGTCTGCCCGCTTCCCCATGAAGCTTTGTATCTTACTTCGAATCTTCCATAAAGGTATGCCTGCTTTGTACGTAACTCGGCACCTTTGTAATTTTTTGCATAAACTGTTATAGTTGATATAAAAACAATTAATATAATATATTTGTATCTCATATCTGCCAGCATTCCTTAAATTTGTAATTTGGAAATGTGAAAAACAAAACTGGATTCAATGTTGCATTTTTCTGCCATAATCAAGTTTGTTTAGATTGGTAATCACTGGGAAAGAAGGTACCATGATTTTAAAGGGCATATTACGCTGTGTCATAAAACTGTTAATCCCGCTGAGTTTTATCTTCTCAAATAAATCAGTGTCTATTTCAATTTCATTATTATATTTTTTCATAAGACTACGAATATAAGGATTTAAATCTTTCTCAATAGTTTTTATTATATTTGATTCAAATTCATCTTCTTTATTATTTGATTTAAGCCAGCTGTTTCTTTTATATATTGCCAAAAGATTATCCCTCCACATACTCACATTCCTTTTAACAGCATTTACATTTTCATATCCGTGTTTATAGGCTTCCTGAGTTATAAATTGATCCCTTATTAAATCTGCAATTGCAAATTTCAATTGTTCGGCAAATTCTGATTTAGGAATATTATATTTCCTGAAAACCAACGGATGTGGTACAAGTGCAAGTTCAAACTGCCTTACTGTCCAGGTCTGACCATCTACAGTGAATAACGGCTGATCAATAATGTCTTTAAGACTTGAACTATGATTGTCAAGGTCCTTTTGGTACGATTCCTTTTTCCAGAACCGGTTATTGAAAGCAGCTTTTTTTTCTTCCTGTGATTTTAAATAGTTATCTGCAAGTATTGGCACCAAAGTTTTAAACGTTTCAGTATTAAACCTTAACTTTTTCCTTTTCATTAATCCTTTTACAAATTTTACATACTTTTCTTCCGCTACCTCATGTTGCATTTGTTCTTTTACATCCTTCCAAAGTTGCTTTTTAGTGCTTTCCGAAAGATAAACCCGTTCTGTCCAGCCATTAATCTTTATAAAAATATAGTTAGTATCCTGTTTTAACGTGCCAATAATATCTCCTTTTTGGGGGGAACCACTGTACAGTGCATTAATTACTTCCCTGGTCTCAAGATTATTCCACTTAACAAACCTTCTTGGAAGATCTGCTCCATTGCTTAATTCATTGAATTTTATTTTAAAATCAACTGTGTCATGCATAGTTTTAGAAATTTTATGAGCAACATAAGGATCAGAAACAGAAAAATAAGAAATATCGTACTTTCTACCCACTAACTTCATTCTTTCATTAATTTTTTGCGGAGAAAGCTTTACTCTCTGAAAGAAATTATGATAAAAAAACCATTGCCTCATGGATTGTTCTTGACGACCTTTTAAATAATCCTGAAAATAGCGGGCTTTTACTAGCTTATTATCATCCCCTGCTTCCAGTGCAAGCAACTTTTCAGCAATCAGAGAATTAAGAACAATTTTCCGGTGTATGTAATTATCCTTTCTACAGTAAATCGGCCTTATTGTATATTCAGCCCGGCGAATAAACTCATTAACTGATATAGTTTTATCTCCGACCCGTGCTAGTATTCTTTCAGAAGGTTGATCGGTATTTTCTCTCTGGCATGATAAAATAAAAACATTAAGTATAATTAAGACTAACACCCAATATTTATCTGCTCTCATATTCTTCAGGTTCATGATACAATCTCTTTTTAGAACATTAGGCCTATATTATATGTCTGAATATTTCCCAGTATGCCAAGCTCTCTGTATGAGTACTCAATTTTTAATCCTTTACCATGCATCATATTCATAACAAATCCACCCCCAAATGAAAAACCGTACTCTGAATGCACCATAAATAAAGCCTTATAGCCCCCCCGTAGAAAAAACGACCAACCTGTAGGCATTGTTATCTTATATTGTCCCCCCACATTTACTGATTCACTGTTGTTGTTTGGATGAACTGCATCAAGAGAAACACTGAACCTGCTTTTTTCTGTTACAATGGGATTAACTGAAACACCTACACGAAACAGAAGGGGCAGTTCCCATCCTTCTGTCTTAAACATTCCAGGAACACTCTGATAATTTCCTGCTTCATCTGGAAGTATATCAATAGGATTTAAAAGTTTATCTCCCATATACCGCATTTTTGTCCCAAAATTGGAAATACTCATACCAATATTCATCCCGTCACCTCTCTTACCTGTACGGGAAAAAAATTCTGTTTGAATAATTACTCCCAGATCAATGGCAAAAGCATTTGCAGATGTCTGCCAAATCTGTGATGATATATATTTTGCAGTAGCACCAAAGGAAAACCACTGAGCAAGGTTTCTGGCAAATGAAAAACCAATGGCAAATTCTGTCGCATTAAACAACTCCCCTGTGCCGTCCTGCATTTCCATCGTTGTTACTTCATTGCGTCCGTAATCCATCTGAATATAATTAATAGCAAAAGAACCAACATTTTCTAAGGGCATGCCTGCAGCAAAAGCTATAGCGTTTATATCTAAAATTATGGGTTGATAATTGAATTCTGCCTCTCCTCTGTTCATAAAGCCCAGTCCGGCAGGATTCCAGAATACAGAGGATATATCATTTGCCATGCTGACATAAGCATCCCCCATTGCAGTGCCTGCACTCCCGAATCCAATTTCCAAAAAATTTGCTGCAGTTGTACCCTGTCTATAAGGTTCCTGTGCCTGAACTACATTAACAGATACTGTAATAACAATAATACTCAGTATCAAGAGTGTGCTGTTTAATCTCACAGTCATATCTATTGCCTCTCTTATAAAATTACTTCTCGTTTTAAATTACCTGCTTTCTTATTTTATAATAGCAAATTTCCCTACATGCTCTTCACCTGTACTTGCTTTAACATAGTAAAGATACATACCAGCGGCTACTTCAAGCCCCTCATTAGTTAATAAATCCCAATGGACAATACCGTTATCTGCAGAATTATTAACATCAATTTCATCAACCAGCACCCCACTGATCGTAAATATTTTAATTGTACATTGTGCCGGAATATTAGTAAACATAAGCCGTCTGCGCTGATTCAGTTTCCAGTTACCAACTGCAGGTTCCATGGAATTTGTTGCTATATATGGATTTGGTACCACTTTAATTTCACCCATTTTTTCAGATAGAGCTTCTTCATCTATTCCTTCATTGGTATTAACAGTAAAAATAAAATTATCCTGGTCAAAAAACGGTCGTTTAAATGTCACCCTGTAAATATCGCCTGGTTGAGGCAGATCTTCACTGCTTGGGAAATCTATGATAAAAGCAGTTCCTGCCCAGCGGCCTGTTTCAGTAACAGGTCCTACCAACACTTTATCTTCTCCATATGTGAACTTACCATCACCATTAACATCATGCACTACAAGGTCCATCATTTCATAGCCGTTCTCGTATGGAAATGATTTATTAATCACATAAAAAGAAAATTTATTCTCTGTTATTAATGCAGAACGGCTTATTCTCTTATTATACTCATCACGCATAGTTTTTATTTTCACTCGTCCAGTATATGCGGAATCATTATTTGTGAAAACAATATCATAATCCCATGCGAAATATTTAGATTCCTGAGAAGTCGGGATAATTTCAATTGGTGCACTGCCTGTAACCCAACCAGAGTTTTCTCTGTCATATTCAGGAAAATCAAGAGGTTGATATATATTCAATCTTATTCCGTTAAAGATATCTGTATGTATTATACTCCCGCTTTTTAAATAACTGGTATTTAAAGAATCATTATATATTATATTCTCGAATGCAAACCTATCAGGCGATTCCTGATAAACAACATTGTTTCCATCAGTAACATCAAAAACTTTAAATCCATTTGTAACGTACAAAAAGCCGTAATCATAATCCTTTACAGTATATAGAGTATCAATAGTAAAATTTACTTTATATTGGTGGTTTGCCTGAAGGCTAGCCTGTGCCAGAATTTCAGGTTCCACTGTACCTGCTCCAAAAGTAATATTATTTTCATCATTCTGCAGGTCAGGTGAAATATATCCCGCAGCAGTTTGATGAGGTGTTACAATCTGAACATTAGGCCCTATTGAACGAACATTTTCGCTTTCATCCAAATCAATATATATACTATTTTCGGAAGGAGCTATACCAGGTCCGATATCTGGAGCGCCATAGTCATAAGCAATCAGAGCATAATAATAGGTCCTGCCATTTTGTACTTCATTATCAATAAAATAGTGAGTGATCCCATTATCCCCACCAAGGTAATAACCAATTCCATTAACCATTCCAAAATCAGTAAAACCTTTTTTCCCATCAATTACATCACATTGAAAAATCGGATTTTTCATCATCGGAGTACCGTATCCGTCAGTAATCACCTCTGCATCAGACATACGTTTATCAGTTGCCTTAAACAGTTTATATCCTTCAAAATCATTTATGTTACCTAAAAAAGGATCACGGGTTCTGGTATCTGCTTTATCATCCCATGTCAGCACAACCTTACCATCTCCTGCT is part of the bacterium genome and harbors:
- a CDS encoding PorV/PorQ family protein, whose translation is MTVRLNSTLLILSIIVITVSVNVVQAQEPYRQGTTAANFLEIGFGSAGTAMGDAYVSMANDISSVFWNPAGLGFMNRGEAEFNYQPIILDINAIAFAAGMPLENVGSFAINYIQMDYGRNEVTTMEMQDGTGELFNATEFAIGFSFARNLAQWFSFGATAKYISSQIWQTSANAFAIDLGVIIQTEFFSRTGKRGDGMNIGMSISNFGTKMRYMGDKLLNPIDILPDEAGNYQSVPGMFKTEGWELPLLFRVGVSVNPIVTEKSRFSVSLDAVHPNNNSESVNVGGQYKITMPTGWSFFLRGGYKALFMVHSEYGFSFGGGFVMNMMHGKGLKIEYSYRELGILGNIQTYNIGLMF
- a CDS encoding family 16 glycosylhydrolase, whose product is MRYKYIILIVFISTITVYAKNYKGAELRTKQAYLYGRFEVRYKASWGSGQTSTFFTYNDDYPNTPWNEIDIEILGRYDDDVQFNTITNYQTNHLRHQFVNFNPGLDFHTYGIEWTPSYVAWFIDGIEVYRQTGEHISLLKYPQKIMMNIWNPAYSDWVGEFDDRTLPFFAYYDFVSYSSYTPGQGNCGTGNNFILQWTDEFDSFNNSRWQKATHTWNGNNSDFIQENCLFKDGKMILCLTDNYNTGYTDKNPPVVMWAIAADDSVIVRFSEDVTEPSAENLLNYVVPGAQVQSARLLRDQRTVVLRVNGMEKNTTYNLVCLGVKDQMENPNKLQGQNIPITSMPTIQFPFKINVGSNKYNDYKNDQAWDYQKNYGYEDGISHGTTQSVSGTDEDQIYRSWLQGLAAYRIRVPNGVYNIKMLFSENIFENSGLRCFDVYIENVLVIENLDIFKEVGKHAAHIEGINNVSVNDGIIDVHFSAVVNEPVLSGLIIEQVSTGIVEKESGIKEFLLKANYPNPFNNKTVIPIVLNDYGFVSLKIFNLNGRMIYSSGMERRQPGPYEFVWEYNGVSGIYVYRLDFVTKNGLFSYGRKMLYIK
- a CDS encoding glycoside hydrolase family 16 protein; amino-acid sequence: MKVDVKRIIWITIVFIANLYLFINCSKKVSNPENSQSIETPPGYVLVWNDEFNGSTINPEKWEHEVNASGGGNNELQYYTDRVENSYVDNGFLIIQALMEKYTGEEGTREFTSARLRTIHKGDWKYGRFEVCAKLPFGQGIWPAIWMMPTDNVYGGWAASGEIDIMELLGQEPDKIYGTIHYGGKYPRNKHSGSFYKYPESFSDGFHVFSIEWDTTEIRWYVDDIQYAVQTEWYSENGEYPAPFDQRFYLIINVAVGGNWPGDPDTYTQFPQKMIVDYVRVFQKKVY